The genomic interval CTTGGTGACAGACAGCCTGTATGCACCTTTTGTAAGATGCCGGGGTCTTGAAGGGGGTCATCAGATCCgcagggcatggggggggggggggggggtgattttaTCTGGAACCCTCTAAATGTAATGCACAGGCAAGTGAATAACATCCAgtatcccccccccatccaggatACCTTGTTGCCCTCTAGCTGAAACGTGCAGGATGGAAAACCCATAAAAGGCTGCCCGCGGCTTCTGTTCACTGTCTAGTGAGTTTCATACCTCACTGGACCTCATCCCTCATTCAAAACGCCACGCAATCCCCACATTCCACAGATTACTAAATGGTCTTATCCAAAGTAAAAAGGCTCGTTAACAATGTACGTCTTTGACATCTACTCAGGATATATTTCTGCATGAGCTTAACACTTgcttttaaatttatatttcacAAGTCACCACTTATTGTGGCACATTTCAGCCCTATTaagatgcattttaatgaaGAACCCTGCCAGTGACTCCACATATATTACCTAAAGCACAACGCGGGTTGCTAATGGGGGATGTATTGTAAAGACAGTTTGGATGAAAATGCTTCTGCTGAGACATGTGCCAGCCCTGTGGGGGGGCGATGCATCTGGGACACCGACAACCCAGAATCCGCATGCCGATGACATCCAGGGGGCAGCTTTCACACCCAGATGACTGGTTTACTCTTGAAGGCAAGCCTGTGTGATGGAATGTGTTTGGTACATCTGTGCGGGGAGTTTGGTTGCGGTGGGAGGATTTTCAGTGTGAGCTTCTGAGCCTCTTGAGACCTTGATCAAGAACAACTTTAGACAATTCAACATTTTTCTTGGAGAAGTGCACAAAGTAAGGGTCAGGGCTATGTTAAGAAACAGAGGCGCTGCGAGGGATTTGGCCTGCCATAAATCTTCAATGTGTAAGACTGAACTTGTAGGTTTTCATTTTCTAAAAATGTATCCCATTGGTCATCACTCTACATAGCAGAATTGGCAACATTAAGTTCCTTTAACATGGGCTCAGTTTTAATTAACACTTTACTACATGCAAAACTTTCAGTGAACCCCTGGCTGATTGACAGTTACAGCTGAAACTCATCAATGCACCTGCGTGAAATGCTGCATGAAATGTTAATAAAGCAGGCTATATATGTAAATGGTTTGCTGATCTTGATAATGTTTGCTGGCGCTGTTTTcctttcatatatattttttttacctaaGTTTTGAACTCCAGCTGGGTTTTGCAGGAAATATTGCATGTTGTCAGCTACTTGCATTGTGTACTATCTCATCCTACAAACCACATATACAAAGCATGTGCCCTTGTACATCAGAAAACACACCCTGGCACTGGCTTCTGCATGagccagtgtttgtgtgtgtgtgtgtgggggggggtatgtaCATATacaccacaacaacaacaacaacaacaaacaacaacaacgcTGCCACAACGTCACTTCTATGCTGCACTTAGACCCAGAGGGTAGTATATCCACCAATGAAAGCAGTAACCAATTTACTCGGTCAAGTCGATTGTCAAATGAAACGTTACTCCTGTATTCCTGCTGCACTTCTCCCATTTTTGAGCCACGGTCTACTTAATGTAATGCTATTTAAAGCAAACATGGAAATCCTGTTTAGATTCATTAAGATGTGGGACACAAATGCGATCAGCTGCACCCAGTGGGCGGGCATCTAAACTTCAGCTTTTGCTGCTATTAGCCAGAATTAGGTCAGAAGCGCTCAGAATATCTGCAGGAGCTGGTATCAGGCCAGGCGTTCTTCACGTTGGTTTATCACTTGGGCGCTGAAGGAGACTTcatctgttttcttttcttcttgCCTGTTTCCACTTCTGGTCCACTTTCCTTTATACGCGACATAAACGCCGACAGTGCTGGTGGCTGGTGAAGCACGGGGCGTCATCTCTGAAGCTGCTTCTGCTTCACTCTCTGTGCAGATCCACTGTTGCACAGGCAAATGCTTTAGCTTTGGCTCCTCTTTTATGGGTAGTATGTCCCACTCAAACtttcattttttataaaaaGTTAAAACATAATGAATCGCTTAAGTGTAATCTAGCATTTGGCTTCACCACCGTCTACATTCCCCCGGGAAACAGCTTTCCTGTTTGTGAAATCTGGCAGCAGAAACTGGTTTTACAGGTTATATTTGCATAACTCTTTAAAAATGCAACTCTGGTATGACAGGAACTGAACGAGAGAATGTATAGGTGAGATTGTATTTGTTAAAAAAGATTGACCAGTCGTCAGTGTTAGTGGCAGACATACAAAATAATGAAGGTATGAAGCTATATTACACTCCAAGTGTCACTGACCACCACACGTCAAGTGCAATTCTCGCCACAAGCgtggctttaaaaaaaaacaacatacataCATCCGATTAAGTCATATTCCTTGGTTGCTGCCATGGAGACACAAACCAGGATGAAGGAAGCAGATGGTCCTTGGATCTGTCAGCATCAGCCCCACGGAAGGAGGCGAACTCATCATGTAGAGAACCTCCTCCAGGCCCACAGACAGGGAACTGAATATGCATGCCGTCAAATTGCAGAAAACGGGTCCATATGAATCCAGATTGTGTTTCCACACTGCTGCCACTCCATCTTGCAATAAGGTCACTAATAATGAGATCACATAATGACAGTAAAAAGCCTTTATCTGTGTTGGTTAACTGGGGCACTGGGTGCCATACAATGTCTGTAAATGATGCAGTGCTTATAGCATATAACCATATATATATGGTTTATAAAAGTGCTGAAGTTTTggaaatcagttcaacttttaATATGTCATGCAAAGAAACAAATACTGAGTCATAACAACAGGAAGTCATAAATCATAATGGGGAGATCTCAGTAGGAAATGGCTAATCATATCTCAAGCAAACCAGGCTCTTTGTAGGAAAGGGAGCACAAACAAGCACATTTGCAGACAGAAGATTACCTGCAGGAAGTTCTGAGATACAAAAATGGGGGATGCTGATTGCCGAAGCTTTCCATTGCATCAGACACCAATCATttggtaatttaaaaaaacaatcgATACGTTTCTTTTTTCCCAGTGATTTCAGTACCAGTATTTTGGTCCAGTACCAGGACTGAAGTACCAAACCAGATGGGGTTCATTGTTAAATGGTTACACAAATAACCTAcctctgaaacacaaaatacaacaaCCACCTTGAAAAGGCGCAGCTACAGGAAACAACAATAAAAGTAAGAAAACACGTAGGCCTGATAATAATAGATGCGTGGACAAATGACGAGGCCCAAGTTTTAATTGTGATCTGGTTGAAAGAACAGATTCAACAAGATCTGGATGGCATGACGTAAGAAATCAAACATATTTgctataaatgtaaatttataaatataaatttgtCATTCACCTGTCTATgaatgatttaaacagcaaagatgaaaatgattatgagtTGCTCGCAGAGCGCATGCAGatctcatgcaaaagcagcctGATCTCAACCCAGCTAACTATTGTGGCCCTTGAGATGTGAGAATTGCGTTTGCGTGACGTGCGATATCGATAGCACGATCGCACACCGCCCAGccattttttaatttagcaCAAAACACCCCATCTGGCATTGTGATGCTGCCATTCTGTACCAGTACCAGTGTCATTCCAGTGGAAAATGAACACAACTACCAGTCGACTTTGGTACCATTTTGACATACCAAAAGTTCattacctggtgcagtggaaaagcgtcTTTAGAGACACCAAGATTCCAGATATTAACTGGCAGCTGGAACATGACTTAATATTCTTGCCCGAGTGTTGCTTCAAAATGTAGCCTTCTGAACTGAGGAGTTCACAAAAAGCAGGCTTCACGGCAGCCCCAACAGTGCGCTTTCTTGCTGGAAAAGGCAGTCGTACAAGTAAAACTGCCATACCACAGTAAAACACTGTTTTACCCAGGAGAGCTTATGGGAAGGGGTCTGGAAATAAGTCTCAGGGGGAGCAATTATTTATTGCAAGGCACTGAATTGATGATTTACGTCCCAGGCAGAATTCTTCTTCAGACAGTAATTTGAGGCCGAGGATATTGCCTATAACTGCAGTTTTAAATGGCAAGCTAGCCTCACCGCTTTCAGCATGAAGTGCTTTTTTTAACCCGTGCCTCACTCTTTAAAGATTTTACTGAAGACATTTTACTGAAGAACAACTACTGGGTGTGATTCTTCCTTGAGTCAGCTTTCCATCAGGAATGACttgatttaaatattttgaaGAATAAAACTGGCAAATGTGTCTTGCCTCATCTTATATTGACTCTAGTTACTACTTGGGGTAAAGCTGTGCCTGTACCTAACTTTGAGGACACCGAGGTCAAGTCCTcagtgtttattcagcatctcCAGTAACAATGATCCATTACGGGGCCAGACCTAGGAAGGGCAAACACCTTTGATCTTGGTATTTAGCTAATTCATTTAGGTTTCACTTACTAGCCTACAACATAAAATACCCCAAATGCAGAGAACAAACACTTGGTTTAAAACAACAAACCAAAGAACAGAAAGATCTGAATATGTTCTAATAAGCTGTTCTTAATTTGTTCAAAATGGAGGTTCGGTTTGGGGAGGGAGGCTTAATTTAGCTTTTGAACATATTCATTCACCATGACTCTCACATCAGGGGTTTGGTACATTTATAGATCATCTTACACCTGTAAGCCACCATTAATTTCATAATAAAAGGGCCAATGTTTGTTTGTGCTGAATTATTTTGAATTTCTTCCTTAGAATGTCCCCACTGCAGTTCAAGTTACATTAAGTTGATTGGTTACGATGAGTTCCATTATCTACTCAGTATTTCATAACCCTTAATGTGAACCATCGCAGGATTGACTAACAGCACAGTTATTGAATCGCCCATATTGAGATAACTTCTTTGGAACTGGCTGTCAGATGTTTGAAATGACTAGGTTGAAGAACTCTCCTACATGACATTATATCTAAATTGGGCTTTTCTAAGCCCTGGTCCTTAGGGACCAATACATATGCTGTTTTTTGTTCCAGGAAGACACTTCATTAAGCATGATAGAGCTCTTGATTGAATCTATCCTTTTGTTTGAGGAAAAGGGTTCTGCCATTTCATTATTCAACTACAGTTCATTCAATAGCTGAATGACATTAGAAAGATGGCTTTCAATTATCTAATTGTTTATTGTCGTATGGGTATAGCCAGTAATTAGTGGCTGTACTTATAGCATCATTTCTGCTAAATGCAGGCATATCTCAGAAACAAGGCTTATTTTGCTAGCTTTATTTAAACATGAACGAGCCATTTTTTGCATTCGATGTTGTTTAACCAATGGAACGGTTCCTGACATCTGGTATCAGGACTGCAATCATCAGATTTTGTTTGGATGTTTATACTCAACTTTTTTTATCATAATGACTCAAAAGAAAATACTGTGGATTGTGGTTATGTGAAGAATCATGATGTATGAAGCTGTGGTATCTGAGACATAGACTGGATACAAGGTCCACAACAGAGGAAAGGAGGCGGGGGTTGGAAATTGTTGTATTCCCAGCAGCAGGACTAGGCTGGGTCAGCACTATGGAGAGAGGCTGCGTTTATGTGGGAGTGTGTTAACTGATGCTTCTGTGTTGTGAATTTTGACAAGAAGGTCGACATAAAACATGTTCTAGAGCAGCAGAATGATTAGCTGAGTTGACAGCTGCCTGGTCGTGGTGAAGGGCTGAGCACTGATTATAGGGCTTAACTACATTTGCTATATGTCAATTAAGCAATATATCTGTGCCATTAAGTTTCATGTAAACTGATTGCTGTAGTTAAGGGACCTGTGGTAAAGCTGGTTCGGACAAACCAGCTCCAAAATTGTGTTTAATGTTActgtaacaataaaaaaaaaaaaaaaaaaaaaaaaaaaaacttagaatgtaaaaattttaaaccagCATGCACCTGAAACTGTAATGATATTCATATAGGCTTAGAGATACATTCCTCAACGTGCcacatgttttgtttggttgtAATAGGTGAAAAACCAATCACAGTGCAGCAAAAGTGGTTTGAAGGATGACTGTATATCTGAACAGCCATTCTTgagtgccccctagtggattcagattttaaaaaaaaaagaaaaaagaagttTTCCGAACCACTTACCCAGTACAGAGTTATGggaggcctggagcctatcacagggtAGGAGACACCCTACATGGGATGCACAAACGATGCCAATTCATGTCTTCGTAAACCCATGCAACACAAGCAGAAcccacaaactccacacacacacacgatacTACAGAGCAATGGTGGGACTTGAACCTCCAATCTAAGTATCCTAAAGCACTAAGCCACTATGCCACCCAACACATGGGAAGGTTGGGAGCCTGAAATAAGAATGACAGGGACTGTATCCAGAGTACTTTCAATAAAGGGGTGCGAAGCTTTAAAAGGGCAAATACTGGTTGAAGATGGACTTTGATGTTAGAACAAAGCAACAGCAGGATGATGAATCTAAATTACTCAAGCATGTGTGTGTTATCTTTGACATCAGATTCAAAGTAGGCGATTAAAATATATTCAACATATTTAACagctgcgatggactggcatcctctccaggctgtaccccagacAGGTGCCCCAGTGAGCTTGACCATTATTAGCAGGGATGCCCAAGTACACATTCACTGTAAAAGAAAAGCACACACATGCAATTTCTTTTCACAACAGTGCAAAAGCATACTTATTTTATGAGCAATTGCGCTGTTATGAGAAAATGAtaccatgcattttaacctttacaCATCAAATTACTTATAAATGAAATTAGTACTTAATCTGCAGAATAAAGGTTAAAATTAGAGGCAATTCCTTGTTGTAACAGCACAAATGCATACTTAGTTTATGTGCGTTTGTGCTGTTATGATGAATTGCCATGAATCTCACTTTCTATATAAGCAgtaagagatggatggatggatattttaagACAGAATAGGTTTGAAAattaaacacacaggcacaatCCAACAGATAATTTTAGGCAATAGCTCAAGGGATATGGGGATATCAAAAGAGATAAACCAAGAGATGCAAGAACAGTAAAGACAGACATTTCACTGACGTATTTCATTAACCTTTCATTAGAATTGATACTACAGGTAGGCTTGCTAATTCTGGATGAAAGGTCTGAGAAGTAGGAATGTCCACATTTTGAATAACATCTCAAGATACATCAACATTATGACAGTATCATATTTGAAGGACTTCATGATGCGTGACCTGCTGACCAAGACCACAAAGGGCATGTCAAACATGgaagctttggggggggggatttgtaCCCATGCTGCTGGACTGAAATTTATAAAAGAAAGGTGAGGAAAAATTGTGAGAAACAAATTTAGATAGACATAACAATGGGTTTATTTACACAATGCGTTGATTACGGGAGCAATATGCTGAAATCAAGCAAATGCAGTGTTTTTGTCGACGCTCAAATTATTCACAAAGAAGAACTTACTTTCCCTACAATTCTTCAAATCTTGGAaataaaaggggaaaaaagttCCATGAAGATCTTGTTAATCAAGCGAAAACACTATTCCCACCCCCCCCTACAGTGGGGTGTAAAGCTACTAGCACAAACTGCTGGAACAAATCAAGCGAATGATGGTTTCCGTAACCATCGTCAGTGAGGATGCACCTTGACTGCACCACATGGTCTTTGTCATGCTCTATGAGTTTCTCGTTGTTTAAGCTCTGTGCATTGCTAAATGCTCAAAGCCCACCCAGCACAACACGTCCCAACCAAACTTGTTCCGCTGGCTCATTTTGCAACCGAATGGTTCTGAATCTAAATGAAAAGCAGTTTAATTTTTCTGGTCCCAATAGGCCTTCCACTCAGTTCTTGGAGTGCAGTCATTGCTTCCTGGCGTGAGTGAAAGACAACTGTTGCAGTGCCCTTAGGAATGCCATTCTTGTTGCATTGCAGTGACACAGATCCTGGAATCACTCTGTATCCATAGCAAAAGTCATAAATTTCCTCAATGGTGATTTTTGGAGGAAGATTCACCAGCTTCACACAGGTGGGGCCATCAAATGGTTGCCCAGTTGCACCTAATCTTCTATGCTGAGATCCATCCCCTCTGTCAATGGATGTGGCACGGCCATCTGTGCGTGAGTCAGATCTGCTGCTACTCCTGCATGAATGATCCGGTAAATTGCTTGGAGATATCCATGAATTAGACAGGACCCCGAAATCAGAGTACTCTCCTCCAGGTGAGAGGGGAGACGTCCTGCCATGTCTTGAAGAATACCTCTCGAGCTTCTTCTCCAATGATGGCCCATCCAATGAATCAAGGATCCCAAATTCCTGCATCTGAGCCCTAGAGATGCTTTTCAACATCACTTCCGACCCAAGAAACCTTTCCCCATTCAGTACCTCTGCCCTCAGTGCCTCCTCCTCGGATCGGAAAATCACCAAGCCCTCACCAAGCCCAACTCCCTTATCATCTTGTAGTAAGTAAACGTTATCTTCTGGGATACCAAAGCCCTGGAAGAAGTCCACGATCTCCACCTTACGCACATCAAATGGCAGATTCCGGACATAGAGGCAGATCTTTTGTGACCCATGATAATGAAGTGAGTTTTCAAAAGACTTACTGGCCCTCTCTTCATGCTCCTCCAATTTCATCTTTGCAGACTCTAACATCTCCAGCATTTTTTCCTTGGAAACAGGAGAAACATATGTTGTTCGGTTTGCAAAGTCCACCTTGTGGTGTGCCAAACCAGCACAGTAGTCTCTCAGGCTTCTAAACACCACAAACCAAGATCGTGTCTTCCTCCCATTTCTATCAAAGAGATGTGCAATTTGATCATCCTTCAGCAGCACAGGGTGGAAGAAGGCCTTCAAGTCACTCTTTTCCACTGTGTAAGAGAGGTTTTCCACCAGGACACAGTATTCTTCAGCAGAAGGGGAGGCTGACCTTGACCTGTAGGCTTCCGGTGAGCGTGATCTTGTGCAATCCCTACCATACCTCCTCTCCACATGAACTGGAGACTGCTTCCTGCCAAACTCAACAGTGCTATCTACATATGCCTCAGCCTGAGCACATGCTCTAATCCACTGCTGCTCGGTGCATGCGTTAATTTCCACGAATCTAGATCCAATGTACTCACGGTCCCGCTTCAGACCTTCTCTTGAATCATGCAGTGTTGCAAATTTCACAATTCCACTCCCATTGTTTAGTCCTCTTCGATTCTTCTGGAGAATCACATCATCTACCTGCAGCTCATGGAAGAAATCTGTCACATCACCTTTTGTTACAGAAAACGGCAATCCCTGCAAATGCAGATACAAGCCATCAATGCTGTCTGGTAGAGTCTTTCTCGAACGATAAGGACGCGGACTACTCAAGATGACCGGTCCTGAGCTATTACCCATATCTGAGCGGTTCATTCGCCAACCTTCTATGGACAGGTTCTCAGAGACGGAACAAGGTACTGTCTGAGCATTTGGTCTCCTGATCCCTTCGTTGTAAACCCTCCGCTTGCTTGCTTCAGATTTTCTCATGCTTGCCTCAAGGACGCTCTTCATTTCTGACTTGCTGCTCAGCAGAAGGTTAACGGGAGACCCTTTGATGCACCCCCCAGAGCGGGTCATAGCCCGCCTCGCATCTTCATCTGAAGTAAAGATAATGAAAGCCTCCTCATGTTCTCCACCAACAATGTGCACCCCACCATCGGGGATTCTTAGGCCAGTGAAGAAATTGCGAATGTCCTCAGAACCAGCTGTGATTCTGAGTCCCTGTAAACGGATGACCACCGGCATGACGGGGCACAACCAACTGCACCTGCAGACAGAGGGGCACAACAGAACAGCATTACTGCAGAAGACGCCTGTGCCCATAATTCCAGAATGTTCCCCTTCCGGAGTGTTTGAAGGAATGGGAAAAAAGCGGCAGTTTCAGACACATGACATTGTGTAAACACTGAAAGCTCAGGGGACAAAGAGCAACATTACACAAAATACTTAACTTTAGCTTCCCCACCTCTAAATCCCACCAGGATAACAAGCAATCCACAATCTCGTGCCTTGGCAGACCACTTTCACCTCTATCAATTTAGCCCAGAATAAATGTTGCTTAAATACTCAGGAATCAAACTCTATATTAGGACACTTTCACTTCCAAGCAGTCTGTAAATACCCTGTGTGTAACAGATATCAGACATAGGCATTACAAAATTTGCCATTTAACAATGCACTTCCTTTGACAAACTTCCTCAGAATCTAAGAGCAGCAACAACACAAACACCACGAGACAACTGAAAATCCAGGGAAAAAATGCCtcaatgtccatccatcttggCTACATCACATCCCTATTTCCAAAACAAAGTTTATGCAAAATGTGTAGACCCCAATGATCTGCAGATCACCATGACAAAAACGGCAAGGCATGGCTAGAGATCACACAGAACCCAGAGAGATCCAGTGTAGGTCCATCCCAGCACATCCAGTGGCAAAAATCCAACCCATCATCAAAGGATcctttacttaaaaaaatgcaAGTAGTATCCACGTTACCAAGGTCAAATTCTTTGCAAAATCCAGCTTCGTTTAACCACGCATCATTCAACCCCACGGTGTATACTGACCGATACAACAGTGTGGTTAACACCCTTACAAACACAAGCTGTTTATACATACTGCACATCTACGACTATTTCATGGGTGACATAACTTCACGAAGCCCTTCATAATGAGCCAGCTGGACAGAGTAAAAAGCGATTTGGGTTTATGTTATATATGTTTGCAGTCTTTATCATCTTACTGGCAAAGTGCTATCAACAGTATATTTTAACAACAAATACGTATTTGATGTTTAACATCAAATACGTCATGTGCTAACTACTGAGCTAGCGAGGAAGTATTTCTAGTAAATGGCAGCTAGTCATTTCAGGaattattgttaattttaatCGCCATTGACGGTTGTGGAAACTAGGAAAGTTTAGTTGCAATACTAAATGACTACGTTAGTGTTAAACTAGCAGTATTACTGCATATACATTAGCGACTGGCTATTCCTTCCTGACAGATGCTGTTGCTCAGCAAACACTTACACAGATCGCCGATTTCTTGCTGTTCCTATATAGAGGATACGGgtgaaacaattttaaaaagctTGAAACACTGCGGCTTCAAGCATTATTTAAAAACCTTTATCTTCACATTAAGAACGCAATACCCGTAGGCCTATCCACCCTGTTACATGAAGTGCTACGTTCACACAACATGGCGCATAGAAACACGGAAGCAAAGACCGAGTCggttttcttcttctttggtGCAATTACGTGGAAAACTACACTTCGTAAGGTATACGGCTGCCACCTACAGGTCGAATGATCTAATTCACAAACCATTTCGGCGGTATGTGCACTGCAACGTCCGCCAGAACGAAAAAGAGCTTCCTTTCCTGCTAAAAAGTAGAAACATTGTAGCAGCAGATAAAACATAGTTTTGGGGACCATCCACCTTATCAGACCAATTCAGCACCAACTGAAAACTTGCCCCCAGCCTGCAGTGGACCAACATTATGTTCAGTCAGCAGAGGCTCACCCAGCCTTGTACCTTCTAGCAAGACCAGCTTGCCGTAATTTCCAGGCTTAAATAAAAACAGGTGCCATCGCATCTTCTTCCGCCCCCATTGTC from Paramormyrops kingsleyae isolate MSU_618 chromosome 9, PKINGS_0.4, whole genome shotgun sequence carries:
- the rbm12bb gene encoding RNA binding motif protein 12Bb, whose protein sequence is MPVVIRLQGLRITAGSEDIRNFFTGLRIPDGGVHIVGGEHEEAFIIFTSDEDARRAMTRSGGCIKGSPVNLLLSSKSEMKSVLEASMRKSEASKRRVYNEGIRRPNAQTVPCSVSENLSIEGWRMNRSDMGNSSGPVILSSPRPYRSRKTLPDSIDGLYLHLQGLPFSVTKGDVTDFFHELQVDDVILQKNRRGLNNGSGIVKFATLHDSREGLKRDREYIGSRFVEINACTEQQWIRACAQAEAYVDSTVEFGRKQSPVHVERRYGRDCTRSRSPEAYRSRSASPSAEEYCVLVENLSYTVEKSDLKAFFHPVLLKDDQIAHLFDRNGRKTRSWFVVFRSLRDYCAGLAHHKVDFANRTTYVSPVSKEKMLEMLESAKMKLEEHEERASKSFENSLHYHGSQKICLYVRNLPFDVRKVEIVDFFQGFGIPEDNVYLLQDDKGVGLGEGLVIFRSEEEALRAEVLNGERFLGSEVMLKSISRAQMQEFGILDSLDGPSLEKKLERYSSRHGRTSPLSPGGEYSDFGVLSNSWISPSNLPDHSCRSSSRSDSRTDGRATSIDRGDGSQHRRLGATGQPFDGPTCVKLVNLPPKITIEEIYDFCYGYRVIPGSVSLQCNKNGIPKGTATVVFHSRQEAMTALQELSGRPIGTRKIKLLFI